The bacterium sequence CGACTTCCACCGCTATCCCGAACTCGGCTTCCAGGAGAAGCGCACGGCGGGCATCATCGCCGAGTACCTGCGCGGGCTCGGCCTCGTGCCGACCACCGGCGTGGCCGAGACGGGCGTCCTCGCCCTCATCGGCAACGGCAGCGCCGGCGGCGGACGCACGCTGCTCCTGCGCGCCGACATGGACGCGCTGCCGATCGAGGAAGAGGGCGACAAGGAGTACCGCTCCGGCTTCACCGGTGTGATGCACGCCTGCGGCCACGACGGCCACTCCGCCACCCTGCTCACGGCTTGCTCGGCGCTGCAGCGCGAGGCCGCCGCGCTGAAGGGCGGGCGCGTGAAGGCGATCTTCCAGCCGGCCGAGGAGGGCGCGGGCGGCGCCAAGCGCATGATCGCCGAGGGCGTGCTGGAGTCCCCGCGCGTTGACGCCGCCCTCGGCCTGCACTACTGGAGCATCCTGCCCACGGGCAAGGTCGGCGTGACGGCCGGGCCGACGATGGCCGCCGTCGACG is a genomic window containing:
- a CDS encoding amidohydrolase, with product MDTLSPSLTAQERQALIRLRRDFHRYPELGFQEKRTAGIIAEYLRGLGLVPTTGVAETGVLALIGNGSAGGGRTLLLRADMDALPIEEEGDKEYRSGFTGVMHACGHDGHSATLLTACSALQREAAALKGGRVKAIFQPAEEGAGGAKRMIAEGVLESPRVDAALGLHYWSILPTGKVGVTAGPTMAAVDEFHLTVIGRGGHAAHPQEARDPVVAGAALVSALQTLVSRRSDPLASVVVTVAEFHAGSAFNIIPA